In a genomic window of Gossypium arboreum isolate Shixiya-1 chromosome 9, ASM2569848v2, whole genome shotgun sequence:
- the LOC108456163 gene encoding protein DETOXIFICATION 49, with amino-acid sequence MCQFTSSHCSCKCNSNVLYLWEGSNTYEPLILRSPAPKQEENCSLTIPLLVKEAISIAKIALPMILTGLMLYSRSLISMLFLGRLGELALAGGSLAIGFANITGYSVLSGLAVGMESICGQAFGARKYTLLGTTLQRTVLLLLVSSLPISLLWMNMRRILILCGQDETIAKEAQLYLIYSVPDLLAQSLLHPLRIYLRTQSITLPLTCCAMLSILLHLPINYLLVSHLRLGTRGIALSGVWTNFNLVGSLIIYILYFGVHKKTWGGFSMQCFKEWKSLLNLAIPSCISVCLEWWWYEIMILLCGLLLNPRAAVASMGILIQTTALIYIFPSCLSFSVSTRVANELGANQPKKAKLAAFVGLYCGFMLGFSALFFAVMVGNVWATMFTDDKEIITLTSVALPIIGLCELGNCPQTTGCGVLRGTARPKQGANINLCCFYLVGMPLAVWLAFFAGFDFKGLWLGMLAAQGSCMVTMMLVLIRTDWDFEAERAKELTGAEVVVVDDSKDVEQEKPRNGKAENKEGSFSLLGDLDHHSLV; translated from the coding sequence ATGTGCCAGTTTACGTCTTCCCATTGCTCCTGCAAATGTAATTCAAACGTTCTTTACCTTTGGGAAGGGTCCAACACTTACGAACCGTTGATCCTCAGAAGCCCAGCTCCAAAACAAGAAGAAAACTGCAGCTTAACCATACCTCTTCTTGTCAAGGAAGCCATTTCCATTGCAAAGATAGCTCTTCCTATGATATTAACAGGGCTCATGTTATACTCCCGTTCATTGATTTCCATGCTGTTTCTTGGCCGCCTCGGTGAGCTTGCTTTGGCAGGAGGTTCACTTGCCATTGGGTTTGCTAATATCACCGGTTACTCTGTTCTTTCTGGTCTTGCCGTAGGAATGGAATCCATTTGTGGACAAGCCTTTGGTGCCAGAAAGTATACCCTTCTCGGAACCACGTTGCAAAGAACGGTGCTTCTGCTTTTAGTTTCTTCTTTGCCCATTTCTCTTCTATGGATGAACATGAGGAGAATACTCATACTTTGTGGACAAGATGAAACTATAGCCAAAGAAGCACAATTATATCTTATTTACTCGGTTCCTGACCTCTTGGCTCAGTCTCTTTTGCACCCGCTAAGAATCTATCTTAGAACCCAATCCATAACTTTACCTTTGACATGTTGCGCTATGCTATCCATTCTTTTACACTTACcaattaattatcttcttgtaTCTCACCTTAGATTAGGAACCCGGGGAATTGCTCTTAGCGGGGTATGGACTAACTTCAATCTTGTAGGCTCATTGATAATCTATATTCTCTACTTTGGAGTCCATAAAAAGACGTGGGGAGGATTTTCAATGCAGTGCTTTAAAGAATGGAAATCTCTGTTGAATTTGGCCATTCCAAGTTGCATTTCAGTCTGCCTTGAATGGTGGTGGTACGAGATCATGATTCTTCTATGCGGGTTGCTGTTAAACCCCAGAGCTGCTGTGGCTTCAATGGGTATTTTGATTCAAACAACAGCGTTAATCTACATATTTCCGTCTTGTCTAAGTTTCAGTGTATCAACCAGAGTAGCAAATGAGCTCGGAGCAAACCAGCCCAAGAAGGCGAAGCTCGCCGCCTTTGTTGGCCTTTACTGTGGCTTCATGCTGGGCTTTTCAGCACTTTTTTTCGCTGTAATGGTTGGGAACGTATGGGCTACCATGTTTACGGATGATAAAGAGATCATAACATTAACTTCTGTTGCTTTGCCTATAATCGGATTATGTGAACTTGGGAACTGCCCACAAACTACTGGGTGTGGAGTGCTGAGGGGTACCGCCAGGCCGAAACAGGGAGCGAACATTAACCTCTGTTGCTTTTACCTTGTCGGAATGCCACTGGCTGTATGGTTAGCGTTTTTCGCTGGATTCGATTTTAAGGGATTGTGGCTTGGAATGTTGGCAGCCCAAGGCTCATGTATGGTGACCATGATGCTGGTTTTGATTAGAACAGACTGGGACTTTGAGGCTGAAAGAGCCAAGGAGCTGACCGGAGCCGAAGTGGTGGTTGTTGATGACAGCAAAGATGTTGAGCAAGAGAAGCCACGCAATGGCAAAGCAGAAAACAAGGAGGGTTCGTTTTCTTTGTTAGGCGATTTAGATCATCATAGCCTCGTTTAG